One Fulvia fulva chromosome 8, complete sequence DNA window includes the following coding sequences:
- a CDS encoding Glycerate dehydrogenase: protein MAATQEMKPNGEPAWTLQTPPPLPAGYDKHHIVFLEAVHLPLAPLPFEYTIDIHQRTQGHEIAERIKPATIVISNVLDVKPSDMDHAPNLQLLAVLATGMGWVDKEYCAKRGISVVNSPGANIDAVSEHFMALYFASRKRLGVIDQNVKTSDEWLKTYSLTKKVWPEGPPLGVKQETLGIVGYGALGQNIAALAKAIGFREVLVAERKGAVKIRMGRVTFEDLLTRSTTIVLVCPREPDTINLIDEHEFGMMKKEVLLINIARGGIVNEAELAKALKEHRIFGAATDVLDSEPGGPGTTPLLPDLSKGEDPVPNLIVTSHVAWFSGSTIANLQKVNCDAMTAFVEGRMYDPKARACVAVHDGKTWK from the coding sequence ATGGCTGCTACACAAGAGATGAAGCCGAACGGCGAGCCAGCATGGACCCTGCAAACTCCTCCGCCCCTGCCTGCCGGCTATGACAAGCATCATATCGTTTTCCTGGAAGCTGTCCATCTGCCCTTGGCTCCGCTACCTTTTGAATACACCATCGATATCCACCAAAGGACGCAAGGCCATGAGATCGCAGAACGCATCAAGCCGGCTACCATCGTCATCTCAAATGTGCTCGATGTCAAGCCATCCGACATGGACCATGCCCCGAATCTTCAACTACTGGCAGTATTAGCAACAGGTATGGGCTGGGTCGATAAGGAGTACTGTGCAAAGCGAGGAATCAGTGTTGTCAACTCTCCCGGTGCAAACATTGATGCGGTATCCGAACATTTCATGGCTTTGTACTTTGCCAGCAGAAAGCGACTCGGCGTTATTGACCAGAACGTCAAGACTTCTGACGAGTGGCTGAAGACTTACAGCTTGACCAAGAAAGTATGGCCTGAAGGTCCGCCTCTTGGTGTCAAGCAGGAAACACTCGGGATTGTCGGGTACGGTGCTCTAGGGCAGAACATTGCGGCGTTGGCAAAAGCGATCGGCTTTCGCGAGGTCCTGGTTGCAGAACGAAAAGGTGCAGTGAAGATCAGGATGGGTCGTGTCACTTTTGAAGATCTGCTCACGAGAAGCACCACAATTGTCCTTGTGTGCCCCAGAGAACCAGATACAATCAATCTGATCGACGAGCACGAGTTCGGCATGATGAAGAAGGAAGTACTTCTCATCAACATCGCCCGTGGAGGTATCGTGAACGAGGCGGAACTCGCAAAAGCCTTGAAGGAGCATCGCATCTTTGGCGCTGCCACCGATGTGCTGGACAGCGAGCCTGGCGGACCTGGCACAACTCCACTGCTTCCGGATCTAAGTAAAGGTGAGGACCCAGTCCCAAACCTCATTGTCACCAGCCATGTCGCTTGGTTCTCCGGAAGCACGATCGCAAATCTACAGAAAGTCAATTGCGATGCGATGACTGCGTTCGTGGAGGGCAGGATGTATGACCCGAAAGCCAGGGCATGCGTTGCAGTACATGATGGCAAGACTTGGAAATGA